A single region of the Bacteroides luhongzhouii genome encodes:
- a CDS encoding substrate-binding domain-containing protein encodes MEDQNYTIKDIARMAGVSAGTVDRVLHNRGDVSPKSKAKVQKVLDEIHYQPNVFAIGLAAKKKYSFLCLIPYYIEHDYWHSVVGGIERARQELRPFNVSIDYLCYHHGDEKSYREACLSIKEKNVDAVLISPNFREETLALTAYLQENKIAYAFVDFNMEEARALTYIGQDSYKSGYIAAKILMRNYSAGEGQELVLFLSNNKDNPAEIQMQRRLNGFMSYIAEEYNNLLIHEVVLNKSDQESNQQTLDEFFRVHPKAVLGVVFNSRVYQLGEYLRHAGRSMKGLIGYDLLKANVELLKSGDVHYLIGQRPGLQGYCAVKALCDHVVFKKSVEPVKYMPIDILIKENIDFYFEFV; translated from the coding sequence ATGGAGGACCAGAACTATACCATTAAAGACATAGCCCGTATGGCCGGTGTTTCCGCCGGAACGGTGGACAGGGTGTTGCACAATCGTGGCGACGTGTCTCCCAAAAGCAAAGCTAAAGTACAAAAGGTATTGGATGAGATTCATTATCAGCCCAATGTATTTGCTATCGGTTTGGCTGCTAAAAAGAAATATTCTTTCCTCTGCCTGATACCTTATTATATAGAGCACGACTATTGGCATTCGGTAGTCGGGGGGATTGAGCGTGCCCGGCAAGAGTTGCGTCCTTTTAATGTGAGTATAGATTATCTGTGCTATCATCATGGAGATGAGAAAAGTTATCGGGAAGCCTGCCTTTCTATAAAAGAAAAGAATGTAGACGCAGTATTGATTTCTCCGAATTTCCGGGAAGAGACGCTGGCGCTGACAGCTTATCTGCAGGAAAATAAGATAGCTTATGCTTTTGTTGATTTCAATATGGAAGAAGCGAGAGCCTTGACGTATATTGGGCAGGATTCCTATAAGAGTGGATATATCGCAGCAAAAATATTGATGCGCAACTATTCAGCGGGAGAAGGCCAGGAGCTAGTCTTGTTCTTAAGTAATAATAAAGATAATCCGGCTGAAATACAGATGCAACGTCGTTTGAATGGTTTTATGAGTTACATAGCTGAGGAATATAATAACTTGCTAATCCATGAGGTAGTACTCAATAAATCCGATCAGGAAAGCAATCAACAGACATTAGATGAGTTTTTCCGGGTGCATCCGAAGGCTGTGCTGGGAGTTGTATTTAATTCCAGGGTGTATCAGTTGGGAGAGTATCTCCGTCATGCGGGACGTAGCATGAAAGGGCTGATAGGATATGACCTTTTGAAAGCAAATGTAGAGCTGCTAAAATCAGGTGATGTGCATTATTTAATCGGGCAACGTCCGGGATTGCAAGGATATTGCGCGGTGAAGGCTTTGTGCGACCATGTCGTGTTTAAGAAGTCTGTTGAACCTGTAAAATATATGCCTATCGACATCCTGATTAAAGAGAATATTGATTTTTATTTTGAATTTGTATAA
- a CDS encoding UDP-glucose dehydrogenase family protein encodes MKIAIVGTGYVGLVSGTCFAEIGVNVTCVDTNKEKIESLQKGNIPIYESGLEEMVLRNMKAKRLKFTTSLESCLDDVEVIFSAVGTPPDEDGSADLKYVLEVARTIGRNMKQYKLVVTKSTVPVGTASKVRAVIQEELDKRGVKVDFDVASNPEFLKEGNAISDFMSPDRVVVGVESARAEKLMSKLYKPFLLNNFRVIFMDIPSAEMTKYAANSMLATRISFMNDIANLCEVVGADVNMVRSGIGSDTRIGRKFLYPGIGYGGSCFPKDVKALIKTAEQNGYNMRVLSAVEEVNEQQKSVLFEKLKKQFNGDLQGKTVALWGLAFKPETDDMREAPALVLIDKLLKAGCKVRAYDPAAVQECKRRIGETIYYACDMYDAVLDADVLMLVTEWKEFRLPSWAVIKKTMSQQIVLDGRNIYDKKEMEELGFVYHCIGK; translated from the coding sequence ATGAAAATTGCAATCGTGGGAACAGGGTATGTGGGGCTGGTGTCAGGTACATGTTTTGCCGAAATCGGCGTGAATGTAACGTGCGTAGACACGAATAAAGAGAAAATCGAATCTTTGCAAAAGGGGAATATTCCGATTTATGAGAGTGGATTGGAAGAGATGGTGCTCCGTAATATGAAAGCAAAGCGATTGAAGTTTACAACCTCATTAGAGAGTTGTCTGGATGACGTAGAGGTTATATTCAGTGCGGTTGGCACTCCTCCGGATGAAGACGGTAGCGCTGATTTGAAATATGTGTTGGAGGTGGCCCGTACCATTGGTCGCAATATGAAACAATATAAATTGGTAGTTACCAAAAGCACCGTTCCGGTGGGTACTGCCAGTAAGGTTCGCGCGGTTATTCAGGAAGAATTGGATAAGAGAGGCGTGAAGGTTGATTTTGACGTGGCTTCTAATCCGGAATTCCTGAAAGAAGGAAATGCGATCAGTGACTTTATGAGCCCGGACCGTGTGGTAGTGGGAGTGGAGTCGGCACGTGCGGAGAAATTGATGTCCAAACTATATAAACCATTCTTATTAAATAATTTCCGTGTGATTTTCATGGATATTCCATCTGCGGAAATGACTAAATATGCGGCGAACTCGATGTTGGCAACCCGTATCAGCTTTATGAATGATATCGCAAACTTGTGCGAAGTCGTTGGCGCAGATGTGAATATGGTACGTAGCGGAATAGGTTCGGACACCCGTATCGGACGTAAGTTCCTGTATCCGGGCATCGGATATGGTGGTTCCTGTTTCCCTAAAGACGTGAAAGCATTGATTAAGACTGCGGAACAGAACGGTTATAATATGCGGGTGCTTAGCGCTGTGGAAGAAGTGAACGAACAACAGAAAAGTGTCCTGTTTGAAAAGCTAAAGAAACAGTTTAATGGTGATTTGCAAGGTAAGACTGTGGCTTTGTGGGGACTGGCATTTAAACCGGAAACGGATGATATGCGTGAGGCTCCGGCATTAGTCCTGATCGATAAATTGTTGAAGGCAGGTTGCAAGGTGCGTGCATACGATCCGGCTGCCGTGCAAGAGTGCAAGCGTAGAATTGGAGAGACAATCTATTATGCTTGTGACATGTACGATGCGGTGCTGGATGCTGATGTATTGATGCTGGTTACCGAATGGAAAGAATTCCGTCTGCCTTCATGGGCCGTTATCAAGAAGACGATGTCCCAGCAAATAGTGTTGGACGGGCGTAATATATATGATAAAAAAGAGATGGAAGAGCTCGGATTTGTTTACCATTGTATTGGTAAATGA
- the serB gene encoding phosphoserine phosphatase SerB, producing MQPSNTELILIRVTGEDRPGLTASVTEILAKYDATVLDIGQADIHNTLSLGILFKSEERHSGFIMKELLFKASSLGVTIRFEPITTEQYDNWVSMQGKNRYILTVLGRKLSARQISAATSILAEQGMNIDAIKRLTGRIPLDECQADTRTRACIEFSVRGTPKDRIAMQEKLMKLASELEMDFSFQQDNMYRRMRRLICFDMDSTLIETEVIDELAIRAGVGDEVKAITESAMRGEIDFTESFTRRVALLKGLDESVMQEIAESLPITEGVERLMYVLKKYGYKIAILSGGFTYFGQYLQKKYGIDYVYANELEIIDGKLTGRYLGDVVDGKRKAELLRLIAQVEKVDIAQTIAVGDGANDLPMLGVAGLGIAFHAKPKVVANAKQSINTIGLDGVLYFLGFKDSYLNM from the coding sequence ATGCAACCATCAAATACTGAATTGATTCTGATTCGAGTTACCGGCGAAGATCGCCCGGGACTGACTGCTTCTGTGACTGAAATCCTTGCCAAATATGATGCTACGGTTCTTGATATCGGCCAGGCAGATATTCATAATACATTATCGTTGGGGATTCTGTTCAAGAGTGAAGAAAGACACTCCGGATTCATCATGAAGGAACTCCTGTTCAAAGCTTCTTCACTGGGAGTGACCATCCGGTTTGAACCTATCACTACCGAACAATATGACAACTGGGTAAGCATGCAAGGGAAAAACCGCTATATCCTGACGGTATTGGGACGCAAACTCTCCGCCCGCCAGATTTCTGCCGCTACAAGCATATTAGCCGAACAGGGCATGAATATCGATGCTATCAAGCGTCTGACAGGTCGTATCCCGTTGGACGAATGTCAGGCTGATACACGCACCCGGGCTTGCATCGAATTTTCAGTAAGAGGTACTCCGAAAGACCGCATTGCCATGCAGGAGAAGTTGATGAAGCTGGCCAGCGAACTGGAAATGGACTTTTCTTTCCAACAGGATAATATGTACCGCCGTATGCGCCGCCTGATTTGTTTTGATATGGACTCTACCTTGATCGAGACAGAGGTAATTGACGAATTGGCCATCCGTGCCGGTGTAGGCGACGAAGTGAAAGCCATCACGGAAAGCGCCATGCGTGGAGAAATAGACTTTACAGAGAGCTTTACCCGTCGTGTAGCCCTATTGAAGGGGTTGGACGAATCGGTAATGCAGGAAATAGCCGAGAGCTTGCCTATCACAGAGGGCGTAGAGCGACTAATGTATGTATTGAAGAAGTACGGTTACAAGATTGCCATCCTATCGGGAGGATTCACTTATTTCGGGCAGTACCTGCAAAAGAAATACGGTATAGATTATGTCTATGCCAACGAACTGGAAATCATCGACGGCAAACTGACCGGACGTTACCTCGGGGATGTAGTAGACGGAAAACGGAAAGCCGAATTGCTCCGCCTCATTGCACAAGTGGAAAAGGTGGATATTGCACAGACCATCGCCGTAGGAGACGGAGCCAACGACCTCCCCATGTTGGGGGTTGCCGGACTGGGGATCGCCTTCCACGCCAAGCCCAAAGTGGTGGCCAATGCCAAACAATCAATCAACACTATCGGACTGGATGGAGTGCTCTACTTCCTCGGATTCAAAGATTCTTACTTGAATATGTAA
- the rfbC gene encoding dTDP-4-dehydrorhamnose 3,5-epimerase, translating into MNYIQTEIDGVWLIEPKVFSDERGYFMEAYKKEEFDANIGPVDFIQDNESKSSFGVLRGLHYQKGEYSQAKLVRVLKGKVLDVAVDLRKSSPTFGKHICVLLSEENKRQFFIPRGFAHGFAVLSEEAVFTYKVDNKYAPQAEASILYNDETLGIDWPLAESQMVLSAKDREGTAFKDAAYFE; encoded by the coding sequence ATGAACTATATACAGACGGAAATAGACGGAGTATGGCTGATAGAGCCTAAAGTTTTCTCCGATGAACGGGGCTATTTTATGGAAGCCTATAAGAAAGAAGAGTTTGATGCCAATATTGGTCCCGTAGATTTTATACAGGACAACGAGTCGAAATCATCTTTTGGTGTGTTACGTGGATTGCACTATCAGAAAGGAGAATACAGTCAGGCGAAATTGGTTCGTGTTCTTAAAGGAAAAGTGCTGGACGTTGCCGTTGATTTGCGCAAATCATCGCCTACGTTTGGAAAGCATATCTGCGTATTGCTTAGTGAGGAAAACAAGAGACAATTTTTCATTCCCCGTGGTTTTGCTCATGGTTTTGCTGTTTTGAGCGAAGAAGCTGTATTTACATATAAGGTAGATAACAAGTATGCTCCGCAGGCAGAAGCTTCTATTTTATATAATGATGAAACATTGGGGATAGACTGGCCGTTGGCAGAGTCGCAAATGGTATTATCGGCGAAAGACAGAGAGGGAACTGCCTTTAAAGATGCCGCTTATTTTGAATGA
- a CDS encoding tagaturonate reductase: protein MKALNKETAPKTQRPERIIQFGEGNFLRAFVDWIIYNMNQKTDFNSSVVVVQPIDKGMVDMLNAQDDLYHVNLQGLDKGEVVNSLTMIDVISRALNPYSQNDEFMKLAEQPEMRFVISNTTEAGIAFDPSCKLEDAPASSYPGKLTQLLYHRFKTFNGDKTKGLIIFPCELIFLNGHKLKETIYQYIELWNLGNEFKTWFEEACGVYATLVDRIVPGFPRKDIAAIKEKLQYDDNLVVQAEIFHLWVIEAPQEVAKEFPADKAGLNVLFVPSEAPYHERKVTLLNGPHTVLSPVAYLSGVNIVRDACQHEVIGKYIHKVMFDELMETLNLPKDELEKFANDVLERFNNPFVDHAVTSIMLNSFPKYETRDLPGLKTYLERKGELPKGLVLGLAAIITYYKGGVRADGAEIVPNDAPEIMNLLKELWATGCTKKVTEGVLAADFIWGEDLNKIPGLAEAVKANLDSIQEKGMLETVKGIL from the coding sequence ATGAAAGCATTAAACAAAGAAACTGCTCCTAAGACACAACGTCCGGAGCGTATTATCCAATTTGGCGAAGGTAACTTCTTGCGTGCATTTGTTGATTGGATTATTTACAACATGAACCAGAAAACTGACTTTAATAGCAGTGTGGTAGTGGTTCAACCCATTGATAAAGGTATGGTCGATATGCTGAATGCTCAAGACGACCTTTATCATGTTAATCTTCAAGGGTTGGATAAAGGAGAGGTAGTTAACAGCTTGACAATGATTGATGTAATCAGTCGCGCACTGAACCCATATTCTCAAAATGACGAGTTTATGAAATTGGCAGAGCAACCTGAAATGCGTTTTGTTATTTCAAACACTACAGAGGCTGGTATTGCTTTTGATCCGTCCTGCAAACTTGAAGATGCTCCTGCTTCATCTTATCCGGGTAAGCTGACTCAATTGTTGTATCATCGTTTCAAAACATTCAATGGTGATAAGACAAAAGGCTTGATTATTTTCCCTTGCGAGCTTATTTTCCTGAATGGACATAAGTTGAAAGAAACCATTTATCAGTATATTGAATTATGGAACCTGGGTAATGAGTTCAAAACTTGGTTTGAAGAAGCTTGTGGCGTATATGCGACATTGGTAGACCGTATCGTTCCGGGATTCCCGCGCAAAGATATTGCTGCTATCAAAGAAAAACTGCAATACGATGATAACTTGGTTGTTCAGGCTGAAATTTTCCATCTGTGGGTGATTGAAGCTCCGCAGGAAGTTGCTAAAGAGTTCCCGGCCGACAAGGCAGGTTTGAATGTGTTGTTTGTTCCTTCGGAAGCTCCTTACCATGAACGTAAGGTCACTCTGTTGAATGGGCCGCACACTGTTCTTTCTCCGGTGGCTTATCTGTCCGGAGTGAATATCGTACGTGATGCCTGTCAACACGAAGTAATCGGTAAATACATTCACAAAGTAATGTTCGATGAATTGATGGAAACATTGAATTTACCGAAAGATGAGTTGGAAAAATTTGCCAATGATGTATTGGAACGTTTCAACAATCCATTCGTAGATCACGCAGTGACAAGCATCATGCTGAATTCTTTCCCAAAATATGAAACTCGTGATTTGCCGGGATTGAAGACTTATCTCGAACGTAAGGGCGAACTTCCTAAAGGTCTGGTACTTGGTTTGGCCGCTATCATTACTTACTATAAAGGTGGTGTACGTGCTGATGGTGCTGAAATTGTTCCGAATGATGCTCCTGAAATCATGAACCTGCTGAAAGAGCTTTGGGCAACCGGTTGTACAAAGAAAGTAACCGAAGGTGTTCTGGCTGCTGACTTTATCTGGGGAGAAGATTTGAATAAGATCCCGGGATTGGCAGAAGCCGTAAAAGCAAACTTGGATTCTATCCAGGAAAAAGGAATGCTTGAGACCGTTAAAGGTATTCTGTAA
- a CDS encoding DEAD/DEAH box helicase produces MKFSELQLNANVLEALDAMRFDECTPIQEQAIPIILEGKDLIAVAQTGTGKTAAFLLPVLNKLSEGKHPEDAINCVIMSPTRELAQQIDQQMEGFSYFMPVSSVAVYGGNDGILFEQQKKGLTLGADVVIATPGRLIAHLSLGYVDLSKVSYFILDEADRMLDMGFYEDIMQIAKYLPKERQTIMFSATMPAKIQQLANTILNNPSEIKLAVSKPAEKIIQAAYVCYENQKLGIIRSLFMDEVPERVIVFASSKIKVKEVAKALKSMKLNVGEMHSDLEQAQRETVMHEFKAGRINILVATDIVARGIDIDDIRLVINFDVPHDSEDYVHRIGRTARANNDGVALTFINEKEQSNFKSIENFLEKEIYKIPIPEGLGEAPEYKPRSFNKNRNGNFSKRKDFRGKRNNGGRKSSYPAPREK; encoded by the coding sequence ATGAAGTTTTCCGAACTACAATTAAATGCAAATGTGCTTGAGGCGCTTGATGCCATGCGATTTGACGAATGTACGCCTATACAAGAACAAGCAATTCCAATCATACTTGAGGGTAAAGATTTGATCGCAGTAGCACAGACGGGGACAGGTAAAACGGCAGCGTTCCTGCTTCCTGTATTGAACAAATTATCTGAAGGTAAACATCCGGAGGATGCGATTAATTGTGTCATCATGTCTCCTACCCGGGAACTGGCTCAACAGATTGACCAGCAAATGGAAGGGTTTTCCTATTTCATGCCGGTATCGAGCGTTGCCGTATATGGTGGAAATGACGGAATATTGTTCGAACAACAGAAAAAGGGACTCACATTGGGAGCTGATGTTGTCATTGCTACCCCTGGACGTCTGATCGCCCATTTAAGCCTTGGATATGTAGATCTTTCCAAGGTTTCTTATTTTATTCTGGATGAAGCAGACCGGATGCTTGACATGGGATTTTACGAAGATATCATGCAAATAGCCAAATATCTGCCGAAGGAGCGACAGACTATCATGTTTTCAGCAACAATGCCGGCAAAGATACAGCAATTGGCAAATACAATCTTAAACAATCCGTCGGAAATAAAGCTCGCTGTTTCCAAACCTGCGGAAAAGATTATTCAGGCGGCATACGTCTGCTATGAGAATCAAAAATTGGGCATCATACGCAGCCTTTTTATGGATGAGGTTCCGGAACGTGTGATTGTCTTTGCTTCTTCCAAAATCAAGGTTAAAGAAGTTGCCAAGGCGTTGAAATCAATGAAGCTGAACGTAGGTGAAATGCATTCGGACTTGGAACAGGCGCAACGGGAAACGGTTATGCACGAGTTTAAAGCGGGACGAATCAATATATTGGTAGCTACGGACATCGTTGCACGTGGTATCGACATCGATGATATTCGCCTGGTTATCAACTTCGACGTACCTCACGACAGCGAGGACTATGTGCACCGCATCGGACGTACGGCACGTGCCAACAATGACGGAGTGGCACTTACGTTTATCAACGAAAAGGAACAGAGTAACTTCAAAAGTATTGAGAATTTCCTGGAGAAAGAGATTTATAAGATTCCTATCCCTGAAGGATTGGGAGAGGCTCCGGAATACAAACCGCGTTCGTTCAACAAAAACAGGAACGGGAATTTCTCTAAAAGAAAAGATTTCCGGGGAAAAAGAAACAACGGAGGGAGGAAAAGCAGCTACCCTGCGCCCAGAGAAAAATAA
- a CDS encoding DUF4738 domain-containing protein, with protein sequence MMKNVAVSLMAILFAACSGNKGPHSLQQEKEDLSAKELLQGIWLDDETESPLMRVEGDTIYYADAQSTPIAFKIMRNTLYTYGNDTTYYKIDKQGEHIFWFHSITDNVIKLHKSEDLNDSVYFVRQELVVPTYTEVTKRDSVVTYNGTRYRAYVYINPSKMKVIKTTYSEDGISMDNVYYDNVMHICVYEGKKSLFASDITKQMFEKVLPADFLAQSILSDTKFVKVNRNGFHYQAILAIPETSIYSIVNMEVSFKGDLEITSSK encoded by the coding sequence ATGATGAAAAATGTGGCTGTATCGTTAATGGCAATTCTTTTCGCGGCATGTAGCGGCAATAAAGGTCCCCATTCTCTTCAACAGGAGAAAGAGGATCTTAGCGCAAAAGAGCTACTGCAGGGAATTTGGCTGGACGATGAAACGGAGAGCCCGTTGATGCGCGTGGAAGGAGATACCATCTACTATGCAGATGCACAAAGTACTCCCATTGCATTTAAAATAATGCGGAACACTCTTTACACTTATGGAAATGATACCACTTATTATAAGATTGATAAGCAAGGGGAGCATATATTCTGGTTCCATTCCATTACGGATAATGTAATAAAGCTGCATAAATCTGAAGACCTCAATGATTCTGTCTATTTCGTCCGTCAGGAACTTGTGGTTCCGACTTATACAGAAGTAACCAAACGCGATAGTGTAGTGACCTACAACGGCACTCGCTATCGTGCATACGTATATATTAACCCATCTAAAATGAAAGTCATCAAGACGACTTATTCCGAAGACGGGATTAGTATGGATAATGTGTACTATGATAATGTGATGCACATCTGTGTGTACGAAGGTAAAAAGAGCCTGTTTGCCAGTGATATAACCAAACAGATGTTTGAGAAAGTGCTTCCTGCGGATTTCCTGGCGCAATCGATCCTGTCAGATACAAAGTTTGTGAAAGTAAACCGGAATGGTTTTCATTATCAAGCTATATTAGCCATTCCGGAAACTTCCATATATAGCATTGTAAATATGGAAGTGAGCTTTAAAGGCGATTTGGAGATTACTTCATCCAAATAA
- a CDS encoding DUF3791 domain-containing protein: protein MNYSHTEVTLAFVASCIESTARRLGKSYQEIFARMKRVGMIENYILPCYDVLHTESREHVTDNMIECLTTWEAKQ from the coding sequence TTGAATTATTCACATACAGAAGTGACATTAGCATTTGTGGCGTCTTGCATTGAAAGCACGGCACGTCGGTTAGGTAAATCATATCAAGAAATATTTGCCCGCATGAAGCGTGTAGGCATGATTGAGAATTACATTTTACCTTGCTATGATGTATTACATACTGAAAGTCGTGAGCATGTGACTGATAATATGATAGAATGTCTGACAACTTGGGAGGCAAAACAATGA
- a CDS encoding SPOR domain-containing protein translates to MIELAQHIETLLLENDCVIVPGFGGFVAHYSPATHVKEENIFLPPTRTIGFNPQLKLNDGVLVQSYMSAYDTSFADASRIVEKEVNEFIGLLHEEGKAHLDNIGEIHYNIYGNYEFVPYDYKITTPSLYGLDSFEMHELSVLQQKAKVWVPAHPEKEKKTFEISINRAYLRNAAAMIAAIVLFFAFSTPVENTDVQKNNYAQLLPSELFEQIEKQSVAVTPVYVKSDAMQQAKKLSATASTSSSTKTSSAKKHTANKAKTSKPIAVREVKVAKQEMAATAPAVKSQESANHPFHIIVAGGISLKDAEAIAAQLKSKGFANAKALNMDGKVRVSISSFDNRNEATKQLLELRKNETYKNAWLLAK, encoded by the coding sequence ATGATTGAATTGGCACAACATATAGAGACTTTATTACTGGAAAACGACTGCGTCATTGTTCCGGGGTTTGGCGGTTTTGTAGCGCATTACTCGCCTGCAACCCACGTAAAGGAAGAAAATATATTTTTACCTCCTACCCGCACAATCGGCTTTAATCCTCAATTAAAACTGAATGACGGTGTATTAGTGCAATCTTATATGTCAGCGTATGACACGAGTTTTGCTGACGCCAGCCGCATAGTAGAAAAGGAAGTAAACGAATTCATCGGTCTCCTTCATGAAGAAGGAAAAGCCCATTTGGATAATATAGGCGAGATTCATTATAACATTTATGGTAACTATGAGTTTGTTCCTTATGACTATAAGATAACGACTCCTTCATTATACGGTCTCGACTCTTTTGAAATGCATGAACTTTCCGTTCTGCAACAGAAAGCAAAAGTATGGGTACCGGCTCATCCGGAGAAGGAAAAGAAGACTTTTGAAATCAGTATCAACCGTGCATATCTTCGCAATGCTGCAGCAATGATTGCTGCCATCGTTTTGTTCTTTGCCTTTTCAACTCCGGTAGAGAATACCGATGTTCAAAAGAACAATTATGCACAATTATTGCCCAGTGAGCTTTTTGAGCAAATAGAAAAGCAATCGGTTGCAGTAACTCCTGTGTATGTTAAGAGTGATGCAATGCAACAGGCTAAGAAGCTTTCCGCTACTGCTTCAACTTCTTCTTCAACGAAGACTTCATCTGCTAAAAAGCATACAGCGAATAAGGCCAAGACTTCCAAACCAATCGCAGTTAGAGAAGTAAAAGTGGCCAAACAGGAAATGGCAGCTACTGCTCCTGCGGTTAAATCTCAAGAAAGCGCCAATCATCCTTTCCATATCATAGTGGCAGGAGGAATCAGCCTGAAAGATGCAGAAGCCATAGCAGCCCAATTAAAATCAAAAGGGTTTGCTAATGCAAAAGCGCTGAACATGGATGGAAAAGTACGTGTCAGCATCAGTTCATTCGACAACCGTAATGAAGCGACCAAGCAATTACTTGAGCTAAGAAAAAACGAAACTTATAAGAATGCCTGGTTACTGGCTAAATAA
- a CDS encoding FHA domain-containing protein translates to MKRVLCPKCENYLFFDETKYSEGQSLVFECEHCGKQFSIRLGKSKVKALRKEENLEEEAESHKEEFGYITVIENVFGYKQILPLQEGDNVIGRRCVGTSINTPIESGDMSMDRRHCIINIKRNKQGKLVYTLRDAPSLTGTFLMNEILGDKDRVRIEDGAIVTIGATTFILHAAE, encoded by the coding sequence ATGAAACGAGTTCTTTGTCCTAAATGTGAGAATTACCTTTTTTTTGATGAAACCAAGTATAGCGAAGGCCAATCACTGGTATTCGAATGTGAGCATTGCGGCAAGCAATTCAGCATCCGGCTTGGAAAAAGCAAAGTAAAGGCTCTTAGAAAGGAAGAAAACCTGGAAGAAGAAGCTGAATCCCATAAAGAAGAATTCGGATATATCACTGTTATCGAAAATGTATTCGGTTATAAACAGATATTGCCCTTACAAGAGGGTGACAATGTCATAGGCCGCCGTTGTGTGGGAACTTCTATCAATACGCCCATTGAAAGTGGTGATATGAGTATGGATCGACGTCATTGCATCATCAATATCAAACGTAATAAGCAAGGAAAACTTGTTTATACATTACGAGATGCTCCTAGCCTGACAGGTACTTTCCTCATGAATGAAATCCTAGGGGATAAAGATCGTGTACGCATTGAGGACGGCGCTATTGTGACTATCGGAGCTACTACATTTATTTTACATGCAGCTGAATGA